A window of the Streptomyces sp. NBC_00299 genome harbors these coding sequences:
- a CDS encoding pentapeptide repeat-containing protein yields MTRNRDTGRLRRLLQRHDLRRRRRLRGRPAGAGADGRQPGPLITLMIVSLPGLAALAALLFTWMQVSQTRQELQIVQQGQITSRYNAAINNLGSSSVDVRLGGIYALERLMRDSSRDQPTVVSVLAAYVRQHAPAHADVAVVETRRPPADIEAVMNVLAERSMERDRDLVLDLSKTELSGWKPARPFTDTGTQLELADLSGSNLIKTDLSVANLRNAYLDEADFRDANLTGADLRDASLFEANLRDASLSGANASGAFFCYDRSAGASTPCPDMTATDFSGADLKRAALAGANLTKAQLCSTSLVVILDEETGEELETTERACATLAHADLSGANLAGMPLAQINLSGAKLINADLSGTNLSKANLTGADLTGADLSNANLAGARLAGAKHKGAKLNGTKGLPKGYR; encoded by the coding sequence ATGACCCGCAATCGAGACACCGGGCGGCTGCGCCGTCTGCTCCAGCGTCACGACTTGCGCCGTCGCCGACGGCTTCGCGGTCGACCGGCCGGCGCAGGCGCCGATGGCAGACAACCGGGACCACTGATCACCCTGATGATTGTGAGCCTGCCCGGTCTTGCAGCACTGGCCGCGCTGCTTTTTACCTGGATGCAGGTCAGCCAGACCCGTCAGGAACTGCAGATCGTCCAACAAGGACAGATCACTAGCAGGTACAACGCCGCAATCAACAATCTTGGGTCCAGCTCAGTCGACGTGCGCCTGGGCGGCATCTACGCGCTGGAGCGACTGATGCGCGATTCGTCGCGCGATCAGCCCACCGTCGTCTCAGTGCTCGCCGCCTACGTGCGCCAGCACGCTCCCGCACACGCTGACGTCGCGGTCGTCGAGACGCGGAGGCCACCCGCCGACATCGAAGCCGTCATGAACGTACTGGCCGAACGCAGTATGGAGCGAGACCGGGATCTGGTGCTCGACTTGAGCAAAACCGAGCTGAGTGGATGGAAGCCCGCGCGCCCCTTCACCGACACCGGGACCCAGCTCGAATTGGCAGACCTTAGCGGATCGAACCTCATCAAGACCGACCTCAGCGTGGCCAACCTACGGAACGCATACCTGGACGAAGCGGATTTCCGCGATGCCAACCTTACCGGTGCGGATCTTCGCGACGCGTCCCTGTTCGAGGCCAATCTCCGTGACGCATCCCTGTCCGGCGCGAACGCCAGCGGTGCCTTCTTTTGTTACGACCGGAGTGCGGGAGCGTCAACCCCGTGTCCGGACATGACGGCAACAGACTTTAGCGGCGCGGATCTGAAGCGCGCCGCCCTAGCTGGCGCGAACCTCACCAAGGCCCAGCTTTGCAGCACGTCCCTAGTAGTTATCCTCGACGAGGAGACCGGTGAAGAGTTGGAAACGACAGAGCGTGCATGCGCCACGCTGGCTCACGCGGATCTCTCAGGAGCGAACCTCGCCGGCATGCCGCTCGCCCAGATCAATCTTTCCGGCGCCAAGCTCATCAACGCAGACCTGAGCGGCACCAACCTTTCCAAGGCCAACCTCACCGGCGCAGACTTGACTGGAGCGGATCTCTCCAACGCCAACCTCGCTGGCGCACGCCTCGCCGGAGCCAAGCACAAGGGTGCCAAACTCAACGGCACCAAAGGCCTGCCCAAGGGTTACCGCTGA